The Coffea arabica cultivar ET-39 chromosome 9e, Coffea Arabica ET-39 HiFi, whole genome shotgun sequence genome has a window encoding:
- the LOC140014567 gene encoding uncharacterized protein: MVGEWSLLENVCEWNPRLEPQKVIFGNIEVKSTLLDQIKKCQMKEPTVQKWVERVKKGELPNFNLGSDEILKFRNRVVVPRDEELKREILEESHCSRYMVHPGSGKMYQDLKSLYWWDNMKAKITQFVQKCLTCQQVKAEHKKPSGLLQPLEIPERKWEHITMDFVSELPRIQKGHDAIWKYHPDPTHILPLEDIELDESLAYEERPIRILDRKVKDLRNKQIPLVKVLWKYHEVEEATWELEKNI, encoded by the exons ATGGTGGGAGAGTGGAGCTTGTTAGAGAATGTATGTGAATGGAACCCGCGTCTGGAGCCACAGAAagttatttttggaaatattgaggtgaaaTCGACACTGTTGGATCAGATTAAAAAGTGCCAAATGAAAGAACCAACGGTGCAGAAGTGGGTAGAAAGAGTGAAGAAGGGAGAGTTGCCCAACTTTAACCTAGGTTCTGATGAAATTTTAAAGTTTCGAAATCGCGTCGTTGTACCTAGGGATGAAGAATTAAAGAGGGAGATTTTGGAAGAATCCCACTGTTCTAGGTATATGGTGCATCCAGGTAGTGGTAAAATGTACCAGGATCTcaaaagtctgtattggtgggataatatgaaagCGAAGATTACTCAGTTTGTACAAAAGTGTCTTACGTGCCAACAAGTGAAGGCTGAACATAAAAAGCCGTCAGGTCtgttacagcctttagagatTCCTGAACGGAAGTGGGAGCATATAACGATGGATTTCGTATCGGAGTTACCAAGAATTCAAAAAGGTCATGATGCGATCTGG aaatatcacccgGATCCGACACACATTTTGCCGCTAGAGGATATTGAACTGGACGAGTCATTAGCCTATGAGGAACGACCCATTCGAATATTAGACAGGAAGGTGAAGGacttgaggaacaagcagattccaCTAGTAAAGGTTCTATGGAAATACCATGAAGTGGAGGAAGCCACCTGGGAGCTAGAGAAGAACATTtga